The DNA segment tcttTTGCATGTCGGTGAcccttataaaaataattgatcggAAAAGTGAATCGATTGCGATTAAGTGATCGTGTGAAAAATACCAACAATTGCTTGCATCCATGTGATCACCTAAAATTGCATaattaagtttttgataaaacaacAGAATAGATGTTTGAATCAAGCAATTAATGAATCCTGCACAGGTTATATTGCAAATATCTTGTTGAATTGTCGCATCTTGTGATATTTACTAGTTAAATAAACTGCCAAATAATTAATACAAGATAACACAATTGCATGGTAAGCCATTCACAATGTAAATTGAGCTGGGTACATTAATGATTAGATTAACTACAAGTTTTGGGCGAATCAACCAAAATCTTTAAGAGCTTTATCTTATTATTTTCCTCTTTTATGTGAGGTTGCGTTACATCTCGTGCTTCGCCAAATTCTCGGCCATTTTTAGCTTCTTTGAATATGACTGAATGTTTCCCAAACTTCAGGTGAACGTTATGGATCTCAACGAAGTTTGGTGGATTGAAGCAGAAACCGCAAATAAAGCTACAATTccattgtacttaaaaaatttactaatgaTGACTGAGTTTGATAATCTGCCGTCCCTGGAAGGTCTTGACACTCAGCAAGTTGAAATGATGGAATCTTTTGCTCAAACCGAGATGGAGAATCTAATTGATCCCGAAAACCCATTGACGGACTACTATGGGATTTACGGGAAATACTCAAAAAACTTTAAGATTTTACCAGGTCATAGGATATTATTAAAAGAACTGCGAGATTACTGCCGaaaattgaaaaacgtaaaattactTACGAATAAAACCATTGAGCGAAAAACGTTGAACGTAAATCAAGTTGAACGCGATTTTGGAAAAGAAGAGAAGCATATCTTGAAACTGCTAAAAGACTATATAAATAGGCTAACAGAAAAAGACGAATACAAAACCATATTTAAGGCATCAgttgtaaataatattaaagaattaaaggCACCAGTAACACTGAAAGAGCCAGGTAAAGATCTTTGTAGTAAATTCAAATCCATATTTTGCTCATctgtaataaaaattagtaaagttCAAGGTCGTTGGTATATATCAAACTATACGATACATCTCAGAGATCAACAGttaaaagcaaagaaaaaattgacaaaaatcaaattaaaatgtcgaaaattgGCATTAAAAGTTTAGTTCAGAACAAAAGATTAACTATGGACACAGTTTTAGATGCAGATGATCGATCCGTTGCTACTCCGTCGAAGATACATAAGCTGCTACCGGAAAAAGTCGATGACTCCAAAAACTCTGACTAGGAATTCTCCAAATTTTTAGCACGTGAAGAACCGTCTGGGGTACGGTTTTTTCTAGATTGTAAGCAAGATCCCTCGCAAATTCAAAAGTggagtttagaaaaatattctcgATCAGAAAGAGACCGACGATCCTTAAGCAAAAACACGAAAGGACCATTTTTACTTActaactatttttcaattatgaacaaagttgagattttaattaaaagaaacgaAGAAATGAAAAATACGATAATTTCTCTCATGGATCAGCTAGACGTCTCGACAGAtggaaaaaatctaaaagagAATGTTAATTATAGCCATCTTATTTCGTCTTTGATGGATACCGCTAATTTTAATGCAGGAAGAGATTCGCGAGGCCACCGTTATGGCAATGATATGAAACTCTTTGTGtcgtatatttttcttttaggaGGGAGAATTCTTTACGAAGTAATCCAAGCTAATCTCCCAGGTTCTCTACCATCGGTTTCTACAGttggaaaatcaatttaaaaattcaatgatccAGTTAGAGCATGGGAATTTAGATTCGACGCACTGgcagaatatttgaaataaagagA comes from the Belonocnema kinseyi isolate 2016_QV_RU_SX_M_011 chromosome 6, B_treatae_v1, whole genome shotgun sequence genome and includes:
- the LOC117174499 gene encoding uncharacterized protein LOC117174499 isoform X2, coding for MDLNEVWWIEAETANKATIPLYLKNLLMMTEFDNLPSLEGLDTQQVEMMESFAQTEMENLIDPENPLTDYYGIYGKYSKNFKILPGHRILLKELRDYCRKLKNVKLLTNKTIERKTLNVNQVERDFGKEEKHILKLLKDYINRLTEKDEYKTIFKASVVNNIKELKAPVTLKEPVLDADDRSVATPSKIHKLLPEKVDDSKNSD
- the LOC117174499 gene encoding uncharacterized protein LOC117174499 isoform X1, with protein sequence MDLNEVWWIEAETANKATIPLYLKNLLMMTEFDNLPSLEGLDTQQVEMMESFAQTEMENLIDPENPLTDYYGIYGKYSKNFKILPGHRILLKELRDYCRKLKNVKLLTNKTIERKTLNVNQVERDFGKEEKHILKLLKDYINRLTEKDEYKTIFKASVVNNIKELKAPVTLKEPGKDLCSKFKSIFCSSVIKISKVQGRWYISNYTIHLRDQQLKAKKKLTKIKLKCRKLALKV